In Phycisphaerae bacterium, the genomic stretch CACCTGGCGCAAAATGCTCGAGCTCGGCCCGTCGGCGACGTCCGCCGCCAGCTCGATGCCGCGGTTCACGGGGCCCGGGTGCATGATGAGCACGTCGGGTTTGCACTGCTTGAGCCGCTCGCGGTTCATGCCGAAGAGGCGGACGTATTCGCGGGCGGACGGGAAGCCGCTGTCGGTCATGCGCTCCTTCTGGATGCGCAGCATGTTGACGACGTCCATCTCGGGCAGCACGCCCTCGAAGTCCGACGTGACGCGGGCGCCCATGTCCTCGAACGAGCGCGGCACCAGCGTCGGCGGGCCGACCAGCGTGACCTTCGCGCCAAGCTTCTGCAGGCCGCGGAGGTCAGAACGCGCCACGCGCGAGTGCACGATGTCGCCGACGATCGCGACGTTCAGCCCGTCGATGCGGCCCTTGCGCTCACGGATCGTGAACAGGTCGAGCAGCCCCTGCGTCGGGTGCGCGTGCTGGCCGTCGCCGGCGTTGATGACGCAGCACTTCACGGCCTGCGACAGGTGCAGGGCAGCGCCGGCCGCGGGGTGGCGCAGGACCATGATGTCAACACCCATCGCCTCGATATTGCGGGCCGTGTCGAGCAGCGTCTCGCCCTTCTTGGTCGACGACACCTTCTCGGAAAAGTCGATCACGTCGGCCGACAGGCGCTGCGCCGCCAGCTCGAAGCTCATGCGCGTCCGCGTGCTGTCCTCGAAGAACATGTTGACGACGACCCGGCCGCGCAGGGCCGGCACCTTCTTCACGCTGCGGGTCGAGACCTCCTTGAAGCCTTCCGCCGTGTCGAGCACGTGCAGGATTTCTTCGCGGCTGAGGTCCGCGAGCGCCAGCAGATCCTTCCGCGTCCAGACCGGCCTGTCACTCGCCGCTGCGGTCATACAGTTGTACCTCGTCCACGCCGTCCACTTCGGCGAGCTTGACCTTCACGACATGGTGCGACTCGGTGTCGGTCCGCAGCCCGACGAAATCGGGCTGGATCGGCAGCTCGCGCCGGCCGCGATCGACCAGCACGGCCAGGCGGATCGCCTGCGGCCGGCCAAAATCCGTCAGCGCGTCGAGCGCCGCGCGGATCGAGCGACCGGTGTAGAGCACGTCATCGACCAGCACGAGCCACGTGTCGGTGATGTCAAAGTCGATCTCTGTGCCACGGACGATCGCATTCGGCCCGATCGTCGTCAGATCGTCACGGTAGAGCGTGATATCGAGCACGCCGTAGTGCGCCGGCTTCACCCCCGCTTTCTCCAGCAATGGCAGCAGGCGCTTGGCGAGTGTCTCACCGCGGCGCCGAATGCCCACGACCGCAACCGGGACGTCACTGGGCGCGGCCCCCGCAATCGCCCGGGCCAGCTTCGCCAGGGTGTCCTGAACTTCACGTTGATCCAGTAGGAGTGTCATGGCCCATAGCCTACCGGCAGGCGGCGGGCCGCAAAAGGGGGCCGCCCACCGCCGGATGCGCCGCCATTTCGCGCCGCAGCCCGCCGCGGCTATAATCGCCGCTTTGCATCGGCACGCGCCGAAACCGCTTCACACGGCGCCCAGCGCTGCAGCCGGCGAAGCGCATCCTTGCGTATCGGAGACTCGCATGAGTGACCATGGCCTGATCCCGCCGCACGGCGGAAAGCTCATCAACCTCGTCGTCGAACCCGCCCGGGCAGTCGCCTTGAAGGCGTCGGCGGAGCGGCTGCCGCGGATCCAACTCGGCGAGCGCGAGCAGTGCGACCTGGAGCTGTTGGCGATCGGGGCGCTGAGCCCGCTGACGGGATTCATGGGCGAGGCCGACTTTCACAGCGTGTGCGACACGATGAAGCTGACCAACGGACTGCCGTGGTCGGTGCCGATCCTGTGTCCGGTCGACCGGGCGACGGCGGACAAGCTGGCGATCGGGCAGACGGTGGCGCTGACGGACGACCGCAGCCGGCTGCTGGCCGTGCTCACGGTCAAGGAGAAGTACGCCCACGACAAACGCAAGGAGGCGGAGAAGGTCTTCCGGACCACGGACACCGCGCACCCCGGCGTCGCGGTGACGATGGCGCAGGGCGACGTGTGCCTGGCGGGCCCGCTCGAGGTCCTCACGCCGCGGCACGACCCCGAGTTCGCGGACCGGCGCCTGACGCCGGCGCAGACGCGGGCGGCGTTCGCGGAGCGCGGCTGGGCGACGGTGGTCGCGTTTCAGACGCGCAACCCGATTCACCGGGCGCATGAGTACATCACCAAGTGCGCACTGGAGATCTGCGACGGCCTGCTGATCCACCCACTGGTCGGTCAGACGCAGAAGGGCGACATCCCGGCCGACGTGCGCATGAAGTGCTACGAGGTGCTGCTCGCGAACTACTACAACGCGAAGAACACTTTCCTGTCGGTGCTGCCGGCGGCGATGCGCTACGCTGGGCCGCGCGAGGCGATCCTGCACGCGATCCTCCGTAAGAACTACGGCTGCACGCACTTCATCGTCGGCCGCGACCACGCCGGCGTGGGCAACTACTACGGCACCTACGACGCCCAGAAGATCTTCGACGAGGTCGATCCCGCGGCGATCGGCATCCAGCCGCTGAAGTTCGAGCACACGTTCTGGTGCAAGAAGTCCGGCGCAATGGCCAGTGACAAGACGACCAACAGCACCAAGGAAGAGCGCGTCTTCCTGTCGGGCACGGCGGTGCGCGACATGCTGGCGAAGGGCCAAAGGCCGCCGGTGGAGTTCACGCGGCCGGAGATCGCGGACATTCTGATCGAATCGATGCGGAAGAGCTCATGACGACCGACCCCCTGACCGCTGACCCGGCGGTGGTGCCGGCGGAAGTGTGTGCGGCGCTGCGCGGCGCGCACGAGATCGCGCTCGTCGGCCACGTGACGCCGGACGCCGACGCGATTGCGTCGCTGGGTGCGCTGTGGCTGGCGCTGCCCGAGCTGGGCAAGCGGGCGCACCTGGTGCTGCCGGACGGCACGGTATCGCGGAACCTGCGCTTTTTGCTGCGCTACGCGGGCCTGCGCGGGGCGCACGCGAACGACGTCCGCGCGTGCGACCTGATCGTCGCGCTGGACACCGCGAAGGACCGGCGGCTGAACGGCACCGAGCACCTCACCGCGCTCACCAGCATCCCGATCCTCAACATCGATCACCACGCCACGAACACGCAGTTCGGCCGCTGGAACTGGATCGTCGACCACGCCAGCAGCACGTCGGAGCTGGTGTACGGCGTGCTGCGGGCGCTGGGCTGCACGATCACGCCGACGATCGCCACGCTGCTTTACGCCGGGCTGCACTCGGACACACAGGGCTTCGCGCTGTCCAACACCGGGCCGCACGCGCTGCAGGTGGGTTACGAACTGGCGCGCGCGGGCGCTGCGATTCCCGAGATCTGCGAGCGGCTGCATCGCAGTCGCAGCCACGGCGAGTTCGAACTGCTGAGCCTGATCTACCGCAACACGCAAGTCAGCGAAGACGGGCGCCTGGCCTGGAGCACGGCGACCTTCGCCGAGATCGCCGCGACGGGCTGCACGGCGGCGGACATCGACGACCAGGTCGAGGTGCCGCGCTCGATCGAGGGTGTCGCGGTGGCGATCCTGTTCACCGAGGGCCGGCAAGGCAAAGTCCGCATGAACTTCCGCGGTGAAAGCGGCATCTCCGTGCTGGAGCTGGCGCAGCAGTTCGGCGGCGGCGGACACCAGGCCAGCGCCGGCGCGATCCTGGACGGCGACATCCCATCCATCACGGCCCGCGTGCTGCCGGCGGCCCGGGCGTTCGTCGCCGGCCTGCCGCCACGACGGGCCGAGTAACACGGACCGGAGGCGACGCATGACCGATTCGCCGCCGCGCCCGCCGCTGTTTCGCACCGGCGTCCTGTCGGTCCTGATTCCGGTCTACAACGAACAGGCGTACCTGCGGCGCTGCGTCGAGCGCGTGCTGGCGGTGGAACTGCCGCGCGGGTTGCGCAAAGAGCTGGTGCTGGTCGACGATGCGTCGACCGACGGCACGGCGCGGGTCATCGACGAACTCGTGGCGGCGCACGGGGACGTCATCCGCGCGCTACGCCAGCCAAAGAACCAGGGCAAGGGGGCCGCGGTCCGCCGGGCGATCGGCGCGATGACCGGGCAGTACGCGATTATTCAGGACGCGGACCTGGAATACGACCCGCAGGACTACCCGCTGCTGCTGCAGCCGCTGCTCGATGGCCTGGCGGACGTGGTGTACGGCTCGCGCTTCGCGGCGCGGACGATGCGGCGGGTGCTGGCCTACCACCACACGCTGGGGAACAAGCTGCTGACGCACCTCTCCAACGTGACGACGGGCCTGAACCTTACCGACATGGAGACGTGCTACAAGGCGTTCCGTGCCGACGTGCTGAAGACCATCCCGATCCGCTCGAACCGCTTCGGGATCGAACCGGAGATCACGGCGAAGATCGCCAAGCGCGGCTGCGTGGTCTACGAGGTGCCGATCAACTACCGCGGGCGGAGCTACGCCGAGGGCAAGAAGATCGGCTGGAAAGACGGTTTCCACGCGCTGTGGACCATCGGCAAGTACTGGCTGATCGACGACTGCTTTGACGAGTGCTACGGTCGGGCGATCCTGACGAGCCTCGCAACCGCCCGGCGGTTCAACGCCTGGATGGCCCAGGTGATCCGGCCGTATCTGGGGACGCGCATACTCGAGATCGGCGCGGGGTTGGGCAACGTGAGCCGCCATCTGCCGAAGAAAGAGAAGCTGATCGTCACCGACATCGACCCGGTGTACCTCGAGATTCTGCATGAGGCGTTCGACGATAACGACGTCGTGGAGGTCGCCAAACTCGACCTGACCTGTCCCGCCGACTTCGACGCGCTTGGCAGCGCGGTGTGCGACACCGTCGTCTGCCTGAACGTGCTCGAACACATCGCGGACGACCTGGCGGCGCTGCGGCGGATGCGGACACTGCTGGAGCCCGGCGGCCGGCTCATCTTGCTCGTGCCGCAACACCGTTGGCTGTACGGCTCGTACGACCGGCACGTGGGGCACTGCCGGCGCTATACCCGTCGGACGCTGCGCGCGGCGCTCCAGGCCGCGGGCTACACGGTCGTGCGGCTCCGCGATTTCAATTTCCTGTCGATCGCCGCCTGGTGGCTGAATTCCTGTCTGCTGCGGCGGGCTGAGATGGATCGCTGGCAGTTGAAGCTGAACGACATGTGCGTACCACTGATGCGGCCACTGGAGCGCGTCCTGCCGCTGCCGGGCCTGTCACTGATCGCGGTGGCCGAGCGGGCGGCGTAGACTCCCGGCTGCCGCGCATTCCACCCAGCCCACGTACATGGCTGGTTTGCGCATCCCGCCCGGGGCGCTGTATACTGATGACAGGAGTTTACGCTCCACCGGGGCACTGTTTGCGTGTGTCATCGCGGCGGGGCGACGGAGGAAATTTAGGCGCTCACGACGTGCACATGACGGTGGCCGTGCGAGCATGCGCGGCCACGGTCCGGACGGCAATCGGCACGCCGCAGCGCGCAATCGGACCGAGCACCAGCCGCAGTTCGCGGCGGGCACGCGTCCACGAAGAAACGATGGCCGGTGCCGCTGCGCCGCGGGCGCGGCGGGCGCGGGCCTTGGAGTCAGGCGAGAGGAGAACACCCCATGAAGCGCAGCGCGATTCTGTTTGGCCTGGTCGTGACGCTGATTCTGACGGCACCGGTGGTGGCGTCGCCGGTGTACTTTCTGGTGAGCGGCTACACGTCGCACAATGTCGTGAAATACGATGCCGCGACCGGGGCGTACCTCGGCGCGCTGGTGACGGGCGGAAGCGGTGGGCTGGTTTGCCCCGAGGGCCTGGCCATCGGACCCGACGGCAACCTCTATGTTGCCAGCGCGGGCACGCATTCGGTCAAGCGCTACGATCTGCAGACCGGTGCGTATCTGGGCACCTTCGCCTCCGGCCACGGGATGCAGTATCCACGCGGCGTCGCCTTCGGGCCCGACGGGAACTTGTATGTTGCCAGTTCGAGCGACGTCATCCTGCGCTACGACGGCGACACCGGGGCGTTCATCGACGACTTTGTGCCATACGGGACCACCAACCTCAACGACCCGCAGGACCTGGATTTTCGCGGCGACGGCTACCTGTACATTTCCAACGGCCAGACGCGCTGCGTCATGCGGGTGAACGCGCTGACCGGGGCGTACGTGGACACGTTCGCGGCCGGCAGCCCGACGGACAGCCTGCAGGGGCTGGTCTTCGGCAGCGACGACCACCTGTACGTCGCCGACGCGGACAACAACCGCGTGCGGCGCTTCGACGGCCAGAGCGGCGCGTTCATGGATGACTTCGTGCCGCCCGGCTACGGCGGGCTGAATCACGCCGAGGATGTGCTGTTTGGCCTGGACGGAAATTTGTATGTGACCTCCCACTACACGGACTCGATTCTGAAGTATGACAGTGCCACGGGCGGCCACCTGGGGAGCTTCACGACGACCGGGCTGGACGCCCCGACATACATGCTGCTCGTCCCGGAGCCGGGCAGTCTGGCGCTGCTGGTCCTGGCCGGCCTGCTCGGCGCGCGCCGTCGTTAGCGCCGCGCGGGAAACCTTACAGGTAGCCGGACGTCAGGCGCGGCGCCGCAGGAGGTTCCGTGCGCTGCCGCCCTCAGCTCCCCCGCCGTCGCCAGTACCACAGAAACGCCGCCACCGACGCGACGGCCATGCCCATGATGACCCAGAACGCGAAAGCAAACCGCTGCATCGGAATGGCCACGTTCATCGAGAAGGCACTGACCACGAACGTCGGCACCATGATCGCGATCGTGATGATGTTCAGGTTCTTCATCAGCACGTTCAGGTTGTTGCTGACGATCGAGGCCCGCGCGTCCATCAGGCTCGCCAGAATGTTCGAGTACATCTCCGCCTGCTTCGCGCACTGGTTGTTCTCGATGATCAGGTCGTCGAGAAACTCCAGCTCCTCGGTGCTCAGCCCGATCTTGCCGGCGTTGTGCTTGAGCTTCTCCAGCAGGGCCCCGTTCGAGTTGATCGAGTTCACGTAATACACCAGGCTCTTCTGCAGCGCGAACATGTTGATGAGGTGTTTGTTCTCCATCGCCCGGTTGATTTCGCTCTGCAGTTCGTCGGACACCATGCTGATGCCCTTGAGGTGCTCACGAAAATGGATCACCGACCGCGCCAACAGCTTCAGGATCACGTCGGCCAGCGAGTGAATCCGCGCCAGCGGCGCCCCGTCGAACAACGCCGCCTCCTCCGGGATCACGATCCGCAGCCCGTCCTTGAACAGGAACGCCCCCGCCGACGTGACCTTGAACATGAACTGCTCGGCGCCCGAGTAGTTCTTCGGGCGCTTGAAGATCAACGCCATGTGCTCGGGCTCGAACTCCAGACGCGACAGCTCATCCGGGTCCAGCGCCGAGTTGAACGTGTGCTCGTCAACCTTCAGCTCGTCGATCAGGTGGCGCTTCTCACGCTCGTCCGGGCGCGCATAAATCGTCACCGCCGCCGGCTGCTCCGGCACTTCCACCAGCTTGCGCTCGACGATGTTGTAGGCCTTCCACATGCCGCCATCTTACGTCGCCAGGTGGCACCCGGGGAAGGACGCCCGCGCACCCGCCCGCGTCAACGCGCCGGCTGACTGGCGGGGGTGGTCGCCGGCGGCGCGGGCGTGTCCGGCAACCCGGGCGGCAGGAGCGTGACCCGCAGGGATATTGGCCCGCGCCGCTGCTCGGCCGCTGCGTCCACGACACCATCGAAGTCAGAATCGTCGGCCTTCGGGCCAGACAGCGACAGCTCGAGCAAGCGCTCGGCCGACGTGCCTGAAGCGGGCTGGGACGCCAATACCCCGCCGGCCGGGGCCGCCTCGGTCATCGGGCGCGCTGCCCGCGCCGCCGGGGCCACGCCGCGCTTCTGCTCCCCCGCCTCCCGCGCAGGGGGCTCCGGCTCCGGCACGAAGACGATCGTGAGCTCCGGCTCGGCAGTCACGGCCAGGTGCCGGCGATGCAGAGCCTCAGCCTCGTCCGCACGTGCCTGGTCGTACATCAGGCGTCCGCGACCAGTCGCGCCACCGCCGCGGCCCGCGGCGCGCTTCTCGCGCGAGCTCGCGGCCGGCGTGCCGGGCTTCAGAACGTCCCCCGCCCAAGGCACGCCGCGGTCCTGGAGCGCCGAGACCACCGGCGCCAGCAGCGCCGCGGTGTCCGCATCGCCCTCAAAATTGGCTTCATAGCGCACCTGGTCGCGCGTGTTGACCGCCAGGAGTTGATCGATCCGGGCCGGCAGCTCCGACGGCACCACGTAGAAAAGCTGCTCGCCAGGCTGCGCGGCAACCGCCTCGTCGGCGGACGCGGTGGCAACGGCCGGTGCGGCGGCTGGCGCGCCGGCCGCGGACCATTGCGCGAGCACGGTGACGTTCCGCGCGTACTGGTCCTCGTCCTGCGCACGGATGACAACATGCACGGTCGCAGTCGGCGCGGGGGCGACGGCCAACACCTTGGCTTCGGACTCTTCGAAATCCCGCGCGACCCCCTCCTGCCTCGTCAACTCGTCCGGTTCCGGGGCCGCCTCGAATACAGGCGCCGGCAACTTGGCCACGGGTAGCTTGTCCTGAGGCTGCTCCGGCCAGCGCGCGGCCAGTTCCACATCGCGGCGGCCGTCCCGAACGATCCCACGTGCCGGCGCCGCGGCGGGGGCCGGCGTGTCTGACTTCTGCAGACTTGGCGCCAGCACTGGCGACCCGGGCAGCGTCTGTTCCTGCATGATCTGGTAGCCGACGAGCACCCCCGCCACGATGACCGCGGCCGCCGCCGTCACCTGCGCGCCCAGCCGAATGATGCGCATCCGGCGCTTGCCGGCGCGCGGCGCGGCGCGCAGTTGCTGCTCGGCCTGCGCAGCCAGCGTGCTCGCGAGTTCGGCCGGCGCCCGCAGGCGCGGCAAAGCGCCAAGCTGTTCGGAGACCTCGCGCAGCTCGTCAAGCTGGCGGCGCGCGTCCTCGGAGCTGGCGAGCACGCGCTGGATCTCGCGCGAGCGTGCAGCGCTCAACTCGTCGTCGAGGTACGCCGACAGGTCGGCCCCCAGCTTGTCGCGCTCATCGTTCACCAACTTGCATCCTCTCGTCGCGCAGCAGTTCGCGGAGCAGCATGCGCCCGCGAAAGATGCGGCTCTTCACCGTACCAACCGGCACACCGAGTATTTCCGCGATCGCCGCGTAGTCCAGGTCTTCGATGTCCTTCAGGACCACCGCCGCCCGGAACTCGTCGTCCAGTTGGGCCAGCGCCCATTCCACCCGCCGCCGCAGCTCGCGGTCCGCCACGCCCTGCTCCACACCGGGCTCGCGCGACACGGGCTCCGTCCGCAGCCCGCGCGCACTGGCCCCGGAGTCGTCGAGCGGGCGCACGGCCCGGCGTCCGGCCGAGCGGCGCTGTGAGATCGTCAGGTTGATCGCGATACGGAAGAGCCAGGTGTAGAAGTTCGCCCGGCTCTGGAAGCGTCCCAGTGCCTCGAGCGCGCGCATGAAGGTCGCTTGCGTGAGGTCGAGGGCGTCGGCGTGATTGTGACAAATTCGGTAGCATGTGTTGAACACGCGGTCCTGATACCGCGAAACCAGCTCCGCGAACGCCGACGCGGCGCCGCGCTGGGCGCACTGCACCAGCTCGGCATCGCTCAGCTCGTGCTCGTGCGCGGATCGATTCACAGCGATCTGGCCACCTGATTGGACGCCCGGACGGCACCCGGGTTCCCGGGCCCCTGCGCCGCCGCCGAAAAATCCGCCACCGCCCGGCCGGCGGCAACCCGCCCCCCATGCAACAGTTACGTGCCGGCCGGTCCGTATATCATACACGCGCCGGGCTGGGCCGGTAGCAGCGACGGCGGGTTATCGGCAGCGGGCCGGGCGGGCGGAGCCTATTCCGCCGTGAACGTGACGTACCCCCAGCGCTCGGGCAGGTGCATGTTCACGACGCCGGGCGGGGACCAGACCCAGTTGCCCTCGCGTGTCTCCGGCAGCTTTTCGTACGCGCCGTTGACGACGCGCGTCAGCCATTGCACGCGCGAGAAGTCCATGCGCCAGGTGTCACCGGGCCGCGGCGGGGCCGGGCGGTGGGCGGCTTCCTTGAGCGTGGCCCAGGAAATGGCAAACTCGACGGACCAGCCGCGGTCGATGTCGGTCGGGTCATTGAGCGTGCCGTCGATGTGCACGGCGGAGCGCAGGCCCTTGCAGTCCCAGGCGTGCAGCGCGGGGCCGCCGGCGATGTAGGTGCGGACGAGGAACAGGTCGAAGATCGTGTTGAAAGCGTTGATCTCGATCTCGTAGTACTCGCGCTGGTCGCCGTCGGGGTCGATGAAGATCTCGAAGTCGTTGTCGTGGAAGATGATCGCGTCGTAGTCGCGCAGCGTGGCCCAGACGTGGGGCTCCTGGAGATCGGCGCCGATGTACAGGTACGTGTCATCCCACATCAGCTTGGCCCGCGTCTCGAAACGCGGAAGCGGCTGGGCGGCGCCTTCAATATCCACGAACGCCTCCGTCCACGCCGCCGCGGACCACGCCGGCTCGTCGAGGCGCCCGTCCACCATCGGCGGTGCCGGCGCCCGGCGGCAAGCGTACGTCCGCGGCTTTTCCCGGAACGGCGGCAGCGGCTTGTCACCGGTCGGGCGTGCCGTGCTGGCACAGCCGGTCAGGAGCAGCAGACTGAGAGTGGTCATCTCCGCCGTTCTGAGTAGTGTCTTGCACGCGTTCATCGTCGCTCACCCTGCGCCGCGCCCCCGGCACGGCGGGTCAGGATAGCGGCGGGCCGGCGGACATAGAAGCACGCCTGCTCAGACCTGGACTGCGCCGGCAACCGACGCACGGCAACGCGGAAAACTCAACGCGTGGTCACTGGATCGCTGAAACCCGCCGCCGCAGCCTGCGAGAGGCCGGTCGACGCGCTCAGCTTGCGCAGGAACGCGGCTTCATCGGTGCGCAAGCCGGTGAGCACCGCGGCCGCCACCGTCGCGTAGTCGGGCGGGCGGCACAACACGTCATCGATCGGCAGGCGCTGCACGTTCAGCAGGTAGGCGATCATCAGACGATGCTGGAAGCGGGCCAGGCCGGGCGTGTCCGCCGGCGCGCCGGCGCGCAGCAGCGCCGCCCCCACCTGCGGATCGAGGGCGCTGCCGTTGGCGATGTACTCGCAGTAGCCTTCCTCAATCCAGTCCGGCAACTGGCGCAGCGCCAGCCAGCCCACGTGCTGGCGCACCAGCGCGTGCGTGATCTCGTGCGCGATGACCTCGCTGAGCGCCCGCGTGGGCCGCGCCGGCGGGTCGGGCGGCGGGCAAAGTACAACGTCGCTGGCCACGTCGGCACTGGCGATGAACG encodes the following:
- a CDS encoding bifunctional oligoribonuclease/PAP phosphatase NrnA, translated to MTTDPLTADPAVVPAEVCAALRGAHEIALVGHVTPDADAIASLGALWLALPELGKRAHLVLPDGTVSRNLRFLLRYAGLRGAHANDVRACDLIVALDTAKDRRLNGTEHLTALTSIPILNIDHHATNTQFGRWNWIVDHASSTSELVYGVLRALGCTITPTIATLLYAGLHSDTQGFALSNTGPHALQVGYELARAGAAIPEICERLHRSRSHGEFELLSLIYRNTQVSEDGRLAWSTATFAEIAATGCTAADIDDQVEVPRSIEGVAVAILFTEGRQGKVRMNFRGESGISVLELAQQFGGGGHQASAGAILDGDIPSITARVLPAARAFVAGLPPRRAE
- a CDS encoding NHL repeat-containing protein; translated protein: MKRSAILFGLVVTLILTAPVVASPVYFLVSGYTSHNVVKYDAATGAYLGALVTGGSGGLVCPEGLAIGPDGNLYVASAGTHSVKRYDLQTGAYLGTFASGHGMQYPRGVAFGPDGNLYVASSSDVILRYDGDTGAFIDDFVPYGTTNLNDPQDLDFRGDGYLYISNGQTRCVMRVNALTGAYVDTFAAGSPTDSLQGLVFGSDDHLYVADADNNRVRRFDGQSGAFMDDFVPPGYGGLNHAEDVLFGLDGNLYVTSHYTDSILKYDSATGGHLGSFTTTGLDAPTYMLLVPEPGSLALLVLAGLLGARRR
- a CDS encoding aspartate carbamoyltransferase catalytic subunit, whose product is MTAAASDRPVWTRKDLLALADLSREEILHVLDTAEGFKEVSTRSVKKVPALRGRVVVNMFFEDSTRTRMSFELAAQRLSADVIDFSEKVSSTKKGETLLDTARNIEAMGVDIMVLRHPAAGAALHLSQAVKCCVINAGDGQHAHPTQGLLDLFTIRERKGRIDGLNVAIVGDIVHSRVARSDLRGLQKLGAKVTLVGPPTLVPRSFEDMGARVTSDFEGVLPEMDVVNMLRIQKERMTDSGFPSAREYVRLFGMNRERLKQCKPDVLIMHPGPVNRGIELAADVADGPSSSILRQVTNGLAVRMAVLFLCQQANTGAAQREDEVRSA
- a CDS encoding sigma-70 family RNA polymerase sigma factor — its product is MNRSAHEHELSDAELVQCAQRGAASAFAELVSRYQDRVFNTCYRICHNHADALDLTQATFMRALEALGRFQSRANFYTWLFRIAINLTISQRRSAGRRAVRPLDDSGASARGLRTEPVSREPGVEQGVADRELRRRVEWALAQLDDEFRAAVVLKDIEDLDYAAIAEILGVPVGTVKSRIFRGRMLLRELLRDERMQVGER
- a CDS encoding glycosyltransferase, producing MTDSPPRPPLFRTGVLSVLIPVYNEQAYLRRCVERVLAVELPRGLRKELVLVDDASTDGTARVIDELVAAHGDVIRALRQPKNQGKGAAVRRAIGAMTGQYAIIQDADLEYDPQDYPLLLQPLLDGLADVVYGSRFAARTMRRVLAYHHTLGNKLLTHLSNVTTGLNLTDMETCYKAFRADVLKTIPIRSNRFGIEPEITAKIAKRGCVVYEVPINYRGRSYAEGKKIGWKDGFHALWTIGKYWLIDDCFDECYGRAILTSLATARRFNAWMAQVIRPYLGTRILEIGAGLGNVSRHLPKKEKLIVTDIDPVYLEILHEAFDDNDVVEVAKLDLTCPADFDALGSAVCDTVVCLNVLEHIADDLAALRRMRTLLEPGGRLILLVPQHRWLYGSYDRHVGHCRRYTRRTLRAALQAAGYTVVRLRDFNFLSIAAWWLNSCLLRRAEMDRWQLKLNDMCVPLMRPLERVLPLPGLSLIAVAERAA
- the pyrR gene encoding bifunctional pyr operon transcriptional regulator/uracil phosphoribosyltransferase PyrR, which codes for MTLLLDQREVQDTLAKLARAIAGAAPSDVPVAVVGIRRRGETLAKRLLPLLEKAGVKPAHYGVLDITLYRDDLTTIGPNAIVRGTEIDFDITDTWLVLVDDVLYTGRSIRAALDALTDFGRPQAIRLAVLVDRGRRELPIQPDFVGLRTDTESHHVVKVKLAEVDGVDEVQLYDRSGE
- the sat gene encoding sulfate adenylyltransferase, whose product is MSDHGLIPPHGGKLINLVVEPARAVALKASAERLPRIQLGEREQCDLELLAIGALSPLTGFMGEADFHSVCDTMKLTNGLPWSVPILCPVDRATADKLAIGQTVALTDDRSRLLAVLTVKEKYAHDKRKEAEKVFRTTDTAHPGVAVTMAQGDVCLAGPLEVLTPRHDPEFADRRLTPAQTRAAFAERGWATVVAFQTRNPIHRAHEYITKCALEICDGLLIHPLVGQTQKGDIPADVRMKCYEVLLANYYNAKNTFLSVLPAAMRYAGPREAILHAILRKNYGCTHFIVGRDHAGVGNYYGTYDAQKIFDEVDPAAIGIQPLKFEHTFWCKKSGAMASDKTTNSTKEERVFLSGTAVRDMLAKGQRPPVEFTRPEIADILIESMRKSS
- a CDS encoding magnesium transporter CorA family protein, with the translated sequence MWKAYNIVERKLVEVPEQPAAVTIYARPDEREKRHLIDELKVDEHTFNSALDPDELSRLEFEPEHMALIFKRPKNYSGAEQFMFKVTSAGAFLFKDGLRIVIPEEAALFDGAPLARIHSLADVILKLLARSVIHFREHLKGISMVSDELQSEINRAMENKHLINMFALQKSLVYYVNSINSNGALLEKLKHNAGKIGLSTEELEFLDDLIIENNQCAKQAEMYSNILASLMDARASIVSNNLNVLMKNLNIITIAIMVPTFVVSAFSMNVAIPMQRFAFAFWVIMGMAVASVAAFLWYWRRRGS
- a CDS encoding carbohydrate-binding family 9-like protein, yielding MNACKTLLRTAEMTTLSLLLLTGCASTARPTGDKPLPPFREKPRTYACRRAPAPPMVDGRLDEPAWSAAAWTEAFVDIEGAAQPLPRFETRAKLMWDDTYLYIGADLQEPHVWATLRDYDAIIFHDNDFEIFIDPDGDQREYYEIEINAFNTIFDLFLVRTYIAGGPALHAWDCKGLRSAVHIDGTLNDPTDIDRGWSVEFAISWATLKEAAHRPAPPRPGDTWRMDFSRVQWLTRVVNGAYEKLPETREGNWVWSPPGVVNMHLPERWGYVTFTAE